One part of the Roseomonas gilardii genome encodes these proteins:
- the rsmA gene encoding 16S rRNA (adenine(1518)-N(6)/adenine(1519)-N(6))-dimethyltransferase RsmA: MSDAPTPDPASEPASPGALPSLRDTVARHGLDARKSLGQHFLLDPAVCERVARQAGDLVGRHVVEVGPGPGGLTRALLASPAAHVTAIELDRRAIAALAELSDAFPGRLTVMEADALSVDAAAITGAPRKVVANLPYNVGTPLLVNWLSQAGLWESLTLMFQLEVAERIVAAPDTEHYGRLAVLAQWRCAAGMVLRLPPGAFSPPPKVWSAVVHLVPRPVQPEPALARAMERVTAAAFGQRRKMLRGSLKSLGQAEALLSGCGIEPTRRAETLDIAEFEALARALLARGAG; this comes from the coding sequence ATGTCCGACGCACCCACCCCCGACCCGGCATCGGAGCCCGCCTCCCCCGGCGCCCTGCCCTCCCTCCGGGACACGGTGGCCCGCCATGGGCTGGACGCGCGCAAGTCGCTCGGCCAGCACTTCCTGCTGGACCCCGCGGTCTGCGAGCGCGTGGCGCGGCAGGCGGGCGACCTCGTCGGCCGCCATGTGGTGGAGGTCGGGCCGGGCCCCGGCGGGCTGACCCGTGCCCTGCTGGCCAGCCCCGCGGCGCATGTCACCGCCATCGAGCTGGACCGCCGCGCCATCGCCGCCCTGGCGGAGCTCTCCGACGCCTTTCCCGGCCGGCTGACGGTGATGGAGGCGGATGCCCTGTCGGTGGACGCGGCGGCCATCACCGGCGCGCCACGCAAGGTCGTGGCCAACCTGCCCTACAATGTCGGCACGCCGCTGCTGGTGAACTGGCTGTCCCAGGCCGGGCTCTGGGAATCGCTCACCCTGATGTTCCAGCTCGAAGTGGCCGAGCGGATCGTCGCTGCCCCGGACACGGAGCATTACGGCCGCCTCGCGGTCCTCGCGCAGTGGCGCTGCGCGGCCGGCATGGTGCTGCGCCTGCCGCCCGGCGCCTTCTCGCCGCCGCCCAAGGTCTGGTCCGCCGTGGTGCATCTCGTGCCGCGCCCGGTGCAGCCGGAACCGGCCCTGGCCCGCGCCATGGAACGCGTCACCGCCGCCGCCTTCGGCCAGCGCCGCAAGATGCTGCGCGGCTCGCTGAAATCGCTGGGCCAGGCCGAGGCGCTGCTGTCGGGCTGCGGCATCGAGCCGACGCGCCGTGCGGAAACGCTGGACATCGCCGAGTTCGAGGCCCTGGCGCGGGCCCTGCTGGCACGCGGGGCCGGCTGA
- a CDS encoding peptidylprolyl isomerase, translated as MRRSLLSPRSLPAPRRAIRLAPLALPLAVALALPASLPVAAQAQPRPPARTQGQAAPAPQNMNRIVAVVNGDVVTQSEVASRARLFAMTTGLGASSDLITRLEPQIVRLVIDDRLRLQEMRRRRIVVSDEEVAAALSDIESRNNLPKGGLVAQLRAGGVDTRVLFDQIRVQIGWSRLIRQALGQQAEPTEAEVRERVESHEARVGQPEYQVSEIFVPVDDPARAGAVQRFVNDVVGRLRTGMPFPVAATQFSQSQTALQGGDLGWVRPEELEPEIARLVTQMPVGAISNAVRVPGGYRIIALRQKRETGRDIATLVTLRQAFLPFTSQLDPQNPTEQQRGQLEKAQRVTGGCDAVEAANRAAGNVRPADPGQVRQETLEPPQLRQLVASLSPGRASQPIVTPDGILVIAVCSRESRNLAQYTPEMAKAQILRERVELVSQQQQRNLRRQAQIDMRIQPSATRDG; from the coding sequence ATGCGACGCTCCCTTCTCTCCCCCCGCTCCCTTCCCGCTCCCCGCCGGGCGATCCGCCTGGCGCCGCTCGCGCTGCCGCTGGCCGTGGCGCTGGCGCTCCCCGCCAGCCTTCCGGTGGCGGCCCAGGCCCAGCCCCGCCCCCCCGCGCGCACCCAGGGGCAGGCCGCTCCGGCGCCCCAGAACATGAACCGCATCGTCGCCGTGGTGAACGGCGACGTGGTCACCCAGTCCGAGGTGGCGAGCCGCGCCAGGCTCTTCGCCATGACCACGGGCCTCGGCGCCTCCAGCGACCTGATCACGCGGCTGGAGCCGCAGATCGTCCGCCTCGTGATCGACGACCGGCTGCGCCTCCAGGAGATGCGCCGCCGCCGCATCGTGGTGAGCGACGAGGAGGTGGCGGCCGCCCTCTCCGACATCGAGAGCCGCAACAACCTGCCCAAGGGTGGGCTGGTGGCTCAGCTCCGCGCCGGCGGCGTGGATACGCGGGTCCTGTTCGACCAGATCCGCGTGCAGATCGGCTGGTCGCGCCTGATCCGCCAGGCCCTGGGCCAGCAGGCCGAGCCCACCGAGGCCGAGGTCCGCGAGCGCGTGGAATCGCACGAGGCACGGGTCGGCCAGCCGGAATACCAGGTCTCCGAGATCTTCGTGCCCGTGGACGACCCGGCCCGCGCCGGGGCGGTGCAGCGCTTCGTCAACGACGTGGTCGGGCGCCTGCGCACCGGCATGCCCTTCCCCGTGGCCGCGACCCAGTTCTCGCAAAGCCAGACCGCCCTGCAGGGCGGCGATCTCGGCTGGGTCCGCCCCGAGGAGCTGGAGCCCGAGATCGCCCGCCTCGTCACGCAGATGCCGGTCGGCGCCATCAGCAACGCCGTGCGCGTGCCGGGCGGCTACCGCATCATCGCCCTGCGGCAGAAGCGCGAGACGGGCCGCGACATCGCCACGCTGGTCACGCTGCGCCAGGCCTTCCTGCCCTTCACCAGCCAGCTCGACCCGCAGAACCCGACCGAGCAGCAGCGCGGCCAGCTGGAGAAGGCGCAGCGCGTGACCGGCGGCTGCGACGCAGTGGAGGCGGCGAACCGTGCCGCCGGCAACGTCCGCCCCGCCGATCCCGGTCAGGTGCGGCAGGAAACGCTGGAGCCGCCGCAGCTCCGCCAGCTCGTCGCCAGCCTCTCGCCCGGCCGCGCCAGCCAGCCGATCGTGACGCCGGACGGCATCCTGGTGATCGCCGTCTGCTCGCGCGAAAGCCGCAACCTCGCCCAGTACACGCCGGAGATGGCCAAGGCGCAGATCCTGCGCGAGCGCGTCGAGCTGGTCTCGCAGCAGCAGCAGCGCAACCTGCGCCGCCAGGCGCAGATCGACATGCGTATCCAGCCCAGCGCCACCCGGGACGGCTGA
- a CDS encoding LPS-assembly protein LptD: MRRQASPQGTTSRGAFPTAFRAALHPGRARRPALLGGTALCLLLAGPLAAQEMGDTLPAAGTAELPAGAPPGASAQPSAAPSAGNAFGNLMGSPADRNAPVTFTADQVDYDDNSKVVTATGHVEAWQNEQILRADKFTYNRDTGVATAEGNVQLLQPDGQVLFADRAELTGNMKDGVLEGMSALLAQNGKLVANGARRTDRPGGAITDMTRPVYSACNLCAEDPTRPPLWQIQSRLATRDEEAQRIRFRDAQVRLDGWPVFYSPYLSMPDPSAPRSSGFLSPSFGQTRYLGGFVELPYYWAIDGSSDLTLTPTISTRVLPSLAARYRQRFNFGQIDIQGSIGELDGNQTNGEKGVGSHIFSKGSFSIDENWRVGFNVNRATSETYLRAFRFPTQRVLTSNIYAEGFWGTDTYAKIDSRAYQGLRDVDDVGKIPYVLPNIFVEHAFRPDSLGGLATIDTSDFFLFRTEGADTRRLSSRLTYDLPRYGLLGDLWTFKFQGDAMGYSVNDFDDAPFYASVSSREMATGNVRAAIDWRMPFIRSAGAYGSQLIEPHVQMVTGPATGRQTLIPNEDSLDFEFSDANLFSLNRFTGRDRQEGGSRIDAALRSAWFFPNGGQVEGLVGQSYRASKEEVFAARSGLRDEVSDVVARVRVSPTPWLSVIGRGRFDKSNLDRQMIDVSSRLDFGPLTGVPVSTTAGYFYSVPKDYLTPATYRREVYGSANVKVGQHWSTGAFGRYDLELKRGVSVGANLTYEDECLILDTRFYKSYAEQTSGALYPSSTTVLIRLGFKTLGDFGFRAL; this comes from the coding sequence ATGCGCCGACAGGCCTCGCCCCAGGGGACGACGTCCCGCGGAGCCTTCCCCACCGCATTCCGGGCCGCCCTCCATCCCGGAAGGGCACGGCGTCCGGCGCTGCTGGGCGGCACGGCCCTCTGCCTGCTGCTGGCGGGGCCGCTGGCTGCGCAGGAGATGGGCGACACCCTGCCCGCGGCCGGCACCGCCGAGCTCCCCGCCGGCGCCCCGCCCGGGGCCAGCGCCCAGCCCTCGGCCGCGCCCAGCGCCGGCAACGCCTTCGGCAACCTGATGGGCAGCCCTGCCGACCGCAACGCCCCGGTCACCTTCACCGCCGACCAGGTGGACTACGACGACAACAGCAAGGTCGTGACCGCCACCGGCCATGTCGAGGCCTGGCAGAACGAGCAGATCCTGCGCGCCGACAAGTTCACCTATAACCGCGACACCGGCGTCGCCACGGCGGAGGGCAACGTCCAGCTCCTCCAGCCGGACGGGCAGGTGCTCTTCGCCGACCGCGCCGAGCTGACGGGCAACATGAAGGACGGCGTGCTGGAAGGGATGAGCGCCCTGCTCGCCCAGAACGGCAAGCTGGTGGCCAACGGCGCCCGCCGCACAGACCGCCCCGGCGGCGCCATCACCGACATGACGCGGCCGGTCTATTCGGCCTGCAACCTCTGCGCCGAGGACCCGACGCGCCCGCCGCTCTGGCAGATCCAGTCCCGCCTCGCCACCCGCGACGAGGAAGCCCAGCGCATCCGCTTCCGCGACGCGCAGGTGCGCCTCGACGGCTGGCCGGTCTTCTACTCGCCCTACCTCTCCATGCCCGACCCCTCGGCGCCGCGCTCCTCGGGCTTCCTCTCGCCCTCCTTCGGACAGACGCGCTATCTCGGCGGCTTCGTCGAGCTGCCCTACTACTGGGCCATCGACGGCAGCTCCGACCTGACGCTCACGCCCACCATCTCGACCCGCGTGCTGCCCTCGCTGGCGGCCCGCTACCGCCAGCGCTTCAACTTCGGCCAGATCGACATCCAGGGCTCGATCGGCGAGCTGGACGGCAACCAGACCAATGGTGAGAAGGGCGTCGGCAGCCATATCTTCAGCAAGGGCAGCTTCAGCATCGACGAGAACTGGCGCGTCGGCTTCAACGTCAACCGCGCCACCTCCGAGACCTATCTGCGCGCCTTCCGCTTTCCCACCCAGCGGGTGCTGACGAGCAACATCTACGCCGAGGGCTTCTGGGGCACCGACACCTACGCCAAGATCGACAGCCGCGCCTACCAGGGGCTGCGCGACGTCGATGACGTGGGCAAGATCCCCTATGTCCTGCCGAACATCTTCGTCGAGCACGCCTTCCGCCCCGACAGCCTGGGCGGGCTGGCGACGATCGACACCTCCGACTTCTTCCTGTTCCGCACCGAGGGCGCGGACACACGCCGCCTTTCCTCGCGCCTGACCTACGACCTGCCGCGCTACGGGCTGCTGGGCGATCTCTGGACCTTCAAGTTCCAGGGCGACGCCATGGGCTATTCCGTCAACGACTTCGACGACGCGCCCTTCTACGCCTCGGTGAGCAGCCGCGAGATGGCGACCGGCAACGTCCGCGCCGCCATCGACTGGCGCATGCCCTTCATCCGCTCCGCCGGCGCCTATGGCAGCCAGCTCATCGAGCCGCATGTGCAGATGGTGACCGGCCCCGCCACCGGCCGCCAGACGCTGATCCCGAACGAGGACAGCCTCGACTTCGAGTTCAGCGACGCCAACCTCTTCTCGCTGAACCGCTTCACCGGCCGCGACCGGCAGGAAGGCGGCTCGCGCATCGACGCGGCGCTGCGCTCCGCCTGGTTCTTCCCCAATGGCGGCCAGGTCGAGGGGCTGGTCGGCCAGTCCTATCGCGCCTCCAAGGAGGAGGTCTTCGCGGCACGCTCCGGCCTGCGCGACGAGGTCTCGGACGTGGTCGCGCGCGTGCGCGTCTCGCCCACGCCCTGGCTGAGCGTGATCGGCCGAGGCCGCTTCGACAAGAGCAACCTCGACCGCCAGATGATCGACGTCTCCTCGCGGCTCGACTTCGGCCCGCTGACGGGCGTGCCAGTCAGCACCACGGCCGGGTACTTCTACTCCGTGCCGAAGGACTACCTGACGCCCGCCACCTACCGGCGGGAGGTCTATGGCTCGGCCAACGTGAAGGTCGGCCAGCACTGGTCCACGGGCGCCTTCGGCCGCTACGACCTGGAGCTCAAGCGCGGCGTCTCGGTCGGCGCGAACCTCACCTACGAGGACGAGTGCCTGATCCTCGATACCCGCTTCTACAAGTCCTATGCCGAGCAGACCTCCGGCGCGCTCTACCCTTCCTCCACGACGGTGCTCATCCGGCTCGGCTTCAAGACGCTGGGTGATTTCGGCTTCCGCGCCCTGTGA
- the lptG gene encoding LPS export ABC transporter permease LptG produces MSLPLTFTLYVARRFTGMVLAMLLALTGLVSLFDFIELLRRAATRAEASFGIVATIGALRLPFMAMQILPFAVLLGGIIAFWRLSRSSELVVARAAGISAWGFLTGPAVVALLIGVIATSGISPLSSAMLARAERLDGIYLRNASGITALAGGRLWLRQADRALDPQGVAILAGRPAVNSNRIERAALKLDDVSVWRLSGDDKPLARVEAPHAELQSHGGVGEWVLENAVTFGQDRRASDPGRIALPTDLTPDRIEDSFASPDTLSFWALPGFIRVLESAGFSAVRHRLHYQSLLALPVLALAMALLSAGFSMRQARRGGVAQMLGLGVAAGFALFVLDRVAGEFGETGTLPVALAAWAPALAGLLLALTLLLHLEDG; encoded by the coding sequence ATGAGCCTGCCCCTCACCTTCACGCTCTATGTGGCCCGGCGCTTCACGGGCATGGTCCTGGCCATGCTGCTGGCGCTCACCGGGCTGGTCTCGCTGTTCGACTTCATCGAGCTGCTGCGCCGCGCCGCCACCCGGGCGGAGGCCAGCTTCGGCATCGTGGCCACGATCGGCGCGCTGCGCCTGCCCTTCATGGCCATGCAGATCCTCCCCTTCGCCGTGCTGCTGGGCGGCATCATCGCCTTCTGGCGCCTGTCCCGCTCCTCGGAGCTGGTGGTGGCCCGCGCCGCCGGCATCTCCGCCTGGGGCTTCCTGACCGGCCCCGCGGTGGTGGCCCTGCTGATCGGCGTCATCGCCACCTCCGGCATCTCGCCCCTCTCCTCCGCCATGCTGGCCCGGGCGGAACGGCTGGACGGCATCTACCTGCGCAACGCTTCCGGCATCACCGCCCTGGCCGGCGGCCGGCTCTGGCTGCGGCAGGCGGACCGGGCCCTGGACCCGCAGGGCGTCGCCATCCTGGCCGGGCGGCCGGCGGTGAACAGCAACCGGATCGAGCGCGCCGCCCTGAAGCTCGACGATGTCAGCGTCTGGCGCCTGTCCGGCGACGACAAGCCGCTGGCCCGCGTCGAGGCGCCGCATGCGGAGCTGCAGAGCCATGGCGGCGTCGGCGAATGGGTTCTGGAGAACGCCGTGACCTTCGGGCAGGACCGCCGCGCCTCCGACCCCGGACGGATCGCCTTGCCCACGGACCTGACCCCGGACCGCATCGAGGACAGCTTCGCCAGTCCCGACACCCTCTCCTTCTGGGCGCTGCCGGGCTTCATCCGGGTGCTGGAATCGGCCGGCTTCTCGGCGGTCCGGCACCGCCTGCACTACCAGTCGCTGCTGGCCCTGCCGGTGCTGGCCCTGGCCATGGCGCTGCTCTCGGCCGGCTTCTCCATGCGGCAGGCCCGGCGCGGCGGCGTGGCGCAGATGCTGGGCCTCGGCGTGGCAGCCGGCTTCGCCCTCTTCGTTCTGGACCGGGTGGCGGGGGAGTTCGGCGAGACCGGCACCCTCCCCGTCGCCCTGGCCGCCTGGGCACCCGCCCTGGCCGGCCTGCTGCTGGCCCTGACCCTTTTGCTGCATCTGGAGGACGGCTGA
- the lptF gene encoding LPS export ABC transporter permease LptF, translating to MSRLDRYIFRQLAVALIAVTVGLALLIWLTQSLRFIELVLDRGLSFAVFLELTGLLMPSFFAVILPIATFVVTLFSYVRLSTDRELVVMRAAGLSQWQLSRPALYLAVIATGLCFMLQLWLVPMSHTAFRTWQFEIRNQMAAILVQEGVFSSVGDDLTVYARLRERDGTLRGILVQDSRDAGAPVTILAEEGRITQTPSGPRVILLNGQRQQVERVAPPAGSPPGTPQTLRLAVLTFGENSVDLARTGRSDDDSRNRDSRERSVSELLHPDPAENLPERDIRKFYAEAHQRLSNPLTTLSFALVGLATALASGFRRHGGGFAIGVGVGTVVGLLALGLAVGNLAARNNALVPLIWLHAVGPGLVSAWVLSGMPGWPRRRRLAAA from the coding sequence ATGTCACGGCTGGATCGTTACATCTTCCGCCAGCTCGCCGTCGCCCTCATCGCGGTCACGGTGGGGCTGGCGCTGCTCATCTGGCTGACCCAGAGCCTCCGCTTCATCGAGCTCGTGCTCGACCGGGGCCTGTCCTTTGCCGTCTTCCTGGAACTCACCGGGCTGCTGATGCCCTCCTTCTTCGCGGTGATCCTGCCGATCGCAACCTTCGTGGTGACGCTTTTCTCCTATGTGCGCCTGTCCACGGACCGGGAACTGGTGGTGATGCGCGCCGCCGGCCTGTCGCAGTGGCAGCTTTCCCGCCCCGCCCTGTATCTGGCAGTGATCGCCACCGGCCTGTGCTTCATGCTCCAGCTCTGGCTGGTGCCGATGAGCCACACCGCCTTCCGCACCTGGCAGTTCGAGATCCGCAACCAGATGGCCGCGATCCTGGTGCAGGAGGGGGTCTTCAGCAGCGTCGGCGACGACCTGACCGTCTATGCCCGGCTGCGGGAGCGCGATGGCACGCTGCGGGGGATCCTGGTGCAGGACAGCCGCGACGCCGGCGCCCCGGTGACCATCCTGGCGGAGGAAGGGCGCATCACCCAGACGCCGAGCGGCCCCCGGGTGATCCTGCTCAACGGCCAGCGCCAGCAGGTCGAGCGCGTGGCCCCGCCCGCCGGCAGCCCGCCCGGCACCCCGCAGACCCTGCGCCTCGCCGTGCTGACCTTCGGCGAGAACAGCGTGGATCTGGCCCGCACCGGCCGGAGCGACGATGATTCCCGCAACCGCGATTCGCGGGAACGTTCGGTGAGCGAGCTGTTGCACCCCGACCCCGCCGAGAACCTGCCGGAGCGCGACATCCGCAAATTCTACGCCGAGGCACACCAGCGCCTCTCGAATCCCCTGACCACCCTGTCCTTCGCCCTGGTCGGCCTGGCCACCGCCCTGGCCAGCGGCTTCCGCCGCCATGGCGGCGGCTTCGCCATCGGCGTCGGCGTCGGCACCGTGGTCGGGCTGCTGGCGCTGGGCCTCGCCGTGGGCAACCTCGCCGCCCGCAACAACGCCCTGGTGCCGCTGATCTGGCTGCACGCGGTCGGCCCCGGCCTGGTCTCCGCCTGGGTCCTGTCGGGCATGCCCGGCTGGCCGCGGCGCCGGCGGCTCGCCGCCGCATGA
- a CDS encoding FAD-binding oxidoreductase → MNDAPTALPPALLDALSTLLGPRGLITDPVDMAPFLSDWRGLYHGASPALLRPASTAELAAAMRLLSEAGVAVVPQGGNTSMVGGAMPDESGRQVVLSLARMNRIRDIDPVDMTMVVEAGVILKTAQDAVAEAGCLFPLSLSAEGSATIGGVLATNAGGNNTVRYGNARDLLMGIEVVLPDGSVVEGLRRLRKDNTGFALRQLFAGSEGTLGIITAAVLRLFPRPRTTALALCAMADEDAALALFRRFRDRDESSVRSFEYMSGAGMDFVTSLIEGATLPLAERADHYVLVDLASSRPDADLRGLMEAVLEEALEAGEVLDAALPESEAQAANLWRLREEHAEAQKRAGGNVKNDVSVPVSRVPEMIRRSAEAMRALIPGCRPVPFGHMGDGNIHMNVVQPEGMDPAAFMARAHDLMDAVNAVVRDLDGSFSAEHGVGRLKTDMLADWRGGAEYEAMRRIKAALDPQGLMNPGKVFPG, encoded by the coding sequence ATGAATGACGCCCCGACCGCCTTGCCCCCGGCTTTGCTGGATGCGCTCTCCACCCTGCTGGGCCCGCGCGGGCTCATCACCGACCCGGTGGACATGGCGCCCTTCCTGTCCGACTGGCGCGGCCTCTACCATGGCGCTTCGCCCGCCCTGCTGCGCCCGGCCAGCACGGCGGAGCTCGCGGCGGCGATGCGGCTGCTGAGCGAGGCCGGTGTGGCCGTGGTGCCCCAGGGTGGAAACACCTCCATGGTCGGCGGCGCCATGCCGGACGAGAGCGGACGGCAGGTGGTGCTCTCGCTGGCCCGGATGAACCGTATCCGCGACATCGATCCGGTGGACATGACCATGGTCGTCGAGGCCGGGGTGATCCTGAAAACGGCTCAGGACGCGGTCGCCGAGGCGGGCTGCCTCTTCCCCCTCTCGCTCAGCGCCGAGGGCTCCGCCACCATCGGCGGCGTGCTGGCCACCAATGCGGGCGGCAACAACACCGTCCGCTACGGCAATGCCCGCGACCTGCTGATGGGCATCGAGGTCGTCCTGCCCGATGGCAGCGTGGTCGAGGGCCTGCGGCGCCTCCGCAAGGACAACACGGGCTTCGCCCTGCGCCAGCTCTTCGCCGGTTCCGAAGGCACGCTGGGCATCATCACCGCCGCCGTGCTGCGCCTTTTCCCCCGACCCCGCACCACCGCCCTGGCCCTCTGCGCCATGGCGGACGAGGACGCGGCCCTGGCCCTGTTCCGCCGCTTCCGCGACCGGGACGAGAGCAGCGTCCGCTCCTTCGAATACATGTCCGGCGCCGGGATGGACTTCGTGACGAGCCTGATCGAGGGCGCGACCCTGCCCCTCGCCGAACGCGCCGACCACTATGTGCTGGTGGACCTTGCCTCCTCCCGCCCCGATGCCGACCTGCGCGGGCTGATGGAGGCGGTGCTGGAGGAGGCGCTGGAGGCCGGCGAGGTGCTCGACGCCGCCCTGCCGGAGAGCGAGGCCCAGGCCGCCAATCTCTGGCGGCTGCGGGAGGAACATGCCGAGGCCCAGAAGCGCGCCGGCGGAAATGTGAAGAATGATGTCTCCGTCCCGGTCTCCCGGGTGCCGGAGATGATCCGCCGTTCGGCCGAGGCCATGCGGGCCCTGATCCCCGGCTGCCGCCCGGTGCCCTTCGGCCATATGGGCGACGGCAATATCCACATGAACGTGGTCCAGCCCGAGGGGATGGACCCCGCCGCCTTCATGGCCCGCGCCCATGACCTGATGGACGCGGTGAACGCCGTGGTCCGCGATCTGGACGGCTCCTTCTCCGCCGAGCACGGCGTCGGGCGCCTCAAGACCGACATGCTGGCCGACTGGCGCGGGGGGGCGGAATACGAGGCGATGCGCCGGATCAAGGCGGCGCTGGACCCGCAGGGGCTGATGAACCCGGGCAAGGTCTTCCCCGGCTGA
- a CDS encoding DUF3775 domain-containing protein, whose amino-acid sequence MSDRPDPTGTGPAGSPDDDDVDLGIAIPTVVSIIDTARQVDELVEDEENEDFQDEEGLDDSDPEGLAEMLEEQITALNEDEQAALIALAWIGRGDYEAEDWEEALRLARERNERGDAANYLTGMEMLGDLLSEGLEAFGISPEETAR is encoded by the coding sequence ATGAGCGACCGCCCAGACCCCACCGGCACCGGCCCCGCCGGCAGCCCCGACGACGACGACGTGGATCTCGGGATCGCAATCCCGACCGTCGTGAGCATCATCGACACCGCCCGGCAGGTGGATGAACTGGTGGAGGACGAGGAGAACGAGGATTTCCAGGACGAGGAGGGGCTCGACGATTCCGATCCGGAAGGCCTCGCCGAGATGCTGGAGGAGCAGATCACCGCGCTGAACGAGGACGAACAGGCGGCGCTGATCGCCCTCGCCTGGATCGGGCGCGGCGACTACGAGGCCGAGGACTGGGAGGAGGCGCTGCGCTTGGCGCGGGAGCGCAACGAGCGGGGCGACGCGGCCAACTACCTCACGGGCATGGAGATGCTGGGCGACCTGCTTTCCGAGGGGCTGGAGGCGTTCGGGATCTCTCCGGAGGAAACCGCGCGCTGA
- a CDS encoding DUF1194 domain-containing protein: MRRRSLLIAGGAAGLLAHPGLARAAEPVDVALVLAVDVSRSIDEDEARLQREGYRKAVTDPRVVAAVRGGMIGSIALAYVEWAGAEYQRLVIPWTQIASQSDADAWADALDRAPRQSLSWTSISGGIDFSHKLLSDLPYEAMRRVIDVSGDGVNNSGPPAEEARDRAVADGIVINGLPIMNDRPAYGRMPPLPLDQYYGQNVIGGPGAFLISAADFDAFENAVRRKLVREVAGLDGPRVMRG; encoded by the coding sequence ATGCGCCGTCGATCCCTGTTGATCGCTGGTGGGGCCGCGGGCCTCCTGGCCCACCCTGGGCTGGCCCGTGCCGCGGAACCCGTCGATGTCGCCCTCGTGCTCGCCGTGGACGTATCGCGCTCCATCGACGAAGACGAGGCCCGGTTGCAACGCGAAGGCTACCGCAAGGCGGTGACCGACCCCCGCGTGGTGGCCGCGGTCCGGGGCGGCATGATCGGCAGCATCGCCCTGGCCTATGTCGAATGGGCGGGCGCCGAGTACCAGCGGCTGGTGATCCCCTGGACTCAGATCGCCAGCCAGTCCGATGCGGATGCCTGGGCCGATGCCCTGGACCGCGCGCCCCGGCAGTCCCTGTCCTGGACCTCGATCTCGGGCGGCATCGACTTCTCGCACAAGCTGCTGTCCGACCTGCCCTACGAGGCGATGCGCCGGGTGATCGACGTGTCCGGGGACGGGGTGAACAACAGCGGCCCGCCCGCCGAGGAGGCGCGCGACCGGGCCGTGGCGGACGGGATCGTGATCAACGGCCTGCCCATCATGAACGACCGTCCCGCCTATGGCCGCATGCCGCCCCTGCCGCTCGACCAGTATTATGGCCAGAACGTGATCGGCGGCCCGGGTGCCTTTCTCATCTCGGCGGCCGATTTCGATGCCTTCGAGAATGCCGTGCGCCGCAAGCTGGTCCGGGAGGTGGCGGGGCTGGACGGCCCCCGCGTGATGCGCGGCTGA
- a CDS encoding phosphoribosyltransferase has translation MRPCHWTRAARHGTGGGMEFWQSFSAASEDPGPPYGQRFPAPMPDGSRLWLPLRDYGAIAVTGFIANQASFAVVRALAGWMAEAARPLGVEVVCGLPTLGHVLAAPLAEALGHSNWVAAGYSRKRWYGADAPSVPVSSSTATDERRIWLDPRVLHRLAGRRVLLVDDVISTGSSALAGLALLAAAGVRPVGLCVGMAQGDRWRASWPADVPVAAGFATPLLRPAPEATPGWVPDAATLPDLLLPPPRNPA, from the coding sequence ATGCGGCCTTGCCACTGGACCCGTGCCGCGCGCCATGGCACCGGCGGCGGCATGGAGTTCTGGCAATCCTTCTCGGCCGCGTCCGAGGACCCCGGCCCGCCCTATGGGCAACGCTTCCCCGCGCCGATGCCCGACGGCTCGCGCCTCTGGCTGCCGTTGCGCGACTATGGAGCGATCGCGGTGACGGGCTTCATCGCCAACCAGGCCTCCTTCGCCGTGGTGCGCGCCCTGGCCGGCTGGATGGCCGAGGCGGCACGGCCCCTGGGCGTGGAGGTGGTCTGCGGCCTGCCGACCCTGGGCCATGTCCTGGCCGCCCCGTTGGCCGAGGCGCTGGGCCATTCCAACTGGGTCGCCGCCGGCTATTCGCGCAAGCGCTGGTACGGGGCGGACGCCCCCTCGGTACCTGTCTCCTCCTCCACCGCGACGGACGAACGCCGCATCTGGCTGGACCCGCGCGTGCTGCACCGCCTCGCGGGGCGCCGCGTGCTGCTGGTGGACGACGTAATCAGCACCGGCAGCTCTGCCCTGGCCGGGCTGGCCCTGCTGGCGGCGGCGGGGGTCAGGCCGGTGGGCCTTTGCGTGGGCATGGCGCAGGGCGACCGCTGGCGCGCCTCCTGGCCGGCGGATGTGCCGGTGGCGGCGGGCTTCGCCACGCCGCTGCTGCGCCCGGCGCCGGAAGCGACGCCCGGCTGGGTGCCGGATGCGGCCACCCTGCCCGATCTCCTGCTGCCGCCTCCCCGCAATCCGGCCTGA